The genomic stretch ATCTTCTTCCCCGAATGACGCTCACCCTGATTCTCGAGCGATGAAGACGTGAGAGAATCGCGGTCCATGAGTAGCGGCTACCAGGTCAAAGGGAGCTCGATCAGCTCCAAGTTCGATTTCGTACGTGAACGAATGGGCGCGAGCGAGGAGACCCGGCTCCGAGAGCAGTTCACGGACCGCGAGGGGCTCTTTCCGATTCTGGATTCGGCGTGGTACCCCTTCGAGCTCTACGAGCTGGTCAACCGAACCATCGCGGACCTCTTTTTCAACGGCAACCTGAGCCGTCTCGAAGAGGTTGGCATCTTTTCCGCCGAGAGGGTGCTCAACACCGTCTACCGAAGCTTCGCCCAGGGAAAAGACTACGTCGGGTTCCTCAAACGTGCTGCGATTCTGCACCAGCGCTTCTACGACCGCGGCCACATGGAGGTCGTCCTGGGAGAGGACGGCCACTCCGCCGAGGTCGTCCTTAGCGGGGCACCCACCTACGCCGAGGCTGATCTCTATGTCGCCTCGGGCTTCTATCGGGGCGCCGGACGAGCGCTCGGGCTCGACGACGTTCGTTCGCAGTTTCGCCTCACTGCCGACGGCGCCCGTTTCCAGCTCGGCTGGAGTCAGCAACTCTAGACCGCCGAGCCGCGGAGAACAGCCTCCGCCCACCTCAGCACTCTCTGTCCCTACCCGTTCGGGTGTTCCCGGCCGGCGAACCCCGCTTCACACTTGAAGCGCATGGAGATGCGAATGAGCTTCGACGGGGGTGCCGCGGTCAACGCCGAGTTCGGCGACCACGTCGTTCGGACCGACCAGCTGCAGAAGCACGGCGGTACCGGCGCCGCGCCGCAGCCGTTCGATCTTTTCCTGGCATCCATCGGAACCTGTGCCGGCTTGTATGCCCTACGGTTCTGTCAGAAGCGCAATATCGACACTCGAGACCTGAGCGTCGGTCTCGAAGCGATCCCAGGCACGGACCGCAAGCGGGTCGAGCGAATCGTCATCAACGTCGAGCTGCCGGCCCAATTCCCTGAGAAGTACCGCGACGCGGTCGTGCGCGCGATCGACCAATGCGCTGTCAAGCGCCACATCATCGAGCCGCCCGAATTCGAGGTCGAGGTGGCGATACCGGTCGTGGCTTGAAGGAATGCTGGGGGTGGGATAGAGAATTCAGTTTCTGTTGCATCGCGCCGACCTGTCTTTTGGCCTCCGACACCGGCACGGCTCAGAAACTGAATTCTCTAACCCGACCCCGGCATTCTAAACCGAATCGCGTCGACAAAGAGGCGAAGCGCCCGCGCGGACTGACCAAAGTAGAGAGACGGCTCAATCAGCTCGAGCTCCCGAGGAGCGCTTGTCTCAATGGCTCAAGATCGAGATCCGGCTCCGACAACCGGATCGCGGTCGCCAGTGCGACATCGATCGGGCAGCTCACGCCGGACTCACTCTTTCCGATCGAACACAATCGGGTTGGTAAACCTGAGCGGCCGTCCCTCGATGTCATACAGCTCGAGGCGCAAGAAGCAG from bacterium encodes the following:
- a CDS encoding osmotically inducible protein OsmC — its product is MRMSFDGGAAVNAEFGDHVVRTDQLQKHGGTGAAPQPFDLFLASIGTCAGLYALRFCQKRNIDTRDLSVGLEAIPGTDRKRVERIVINVELPAQFPEKYRDAVVRAIDQCAVKRHIIEPPEFEVEVAIPVVA